In Micrococcales bacterium, the following proteins share a genomic window:
- a CDS encoding magnesium transporter — translation MTVTRAFIARLHGSAVFDPNGEQLGKVRDFVVILRHGAQPPRVVGLVVEVGARRRIFLPITRVTKFDAGQIVSTGVLDLRRFKLRPGETLAVGELFDRTVEMRDTGERVKILDLAMQQNARRDWEIAQAYVRGGRGLTRRGQTRVVPWRELTGLSVSEPDQATETMLESLADMRPADVASVLHDLPEKRRLEIARALDDERLADVLEEMAEHDAVQIMSALESERAADVLEEMDPDDAVDLLSDLSPEQARQLLELVEPEDAEDLRRLLSYDELSAGGMMSPDPVIVGADATVAEALAQIRNPDLSPALASQVYVVRPPMQTPTGKFLGVVHWQRLLREPPSDLVSRVIDKDLAALPPETPLATVTRYFAAYNLVAVPIVDPNGHLLGAVTVDDLLDHLLGDNWREESTGVADA, via the coding sequence GTGACGGTGACACGCGCGTTCATCGCCCGGCTGCACGGATCCGCGGTCTTCGATCCCAACGGTGAGCAGCTGGGCAAGGTCCGCGACTTCGTCGTCATCCTCCGCCACGGCGCACAGCCGCCCCGGGTCGTCGGGCTGGTGGTGGAGGTCGGCGCACGCCGGCGCATCTTCCTGCCCATCACCCGCGTCACGAAGTTCGATGCGGGTCAGATCGTGTCCACGGGCGTGCTGGACCTGCGGCGGTTCAAGCTGCGCCCCGGGGAGACGCTGGCCGTCGGGGAACTCTTCGACCGCACCGTGGAGATGCGCGACACCGGCGAGCGCGTCAAGATCCTGGATCTGGCGATGCAGCAGAACGCGCGCCGGGACTGGGAGATCGCCCAGGCCTACGTGCGCGGCGGCCGAGGCCTGACCCGCCGGGGTCAGACCCGCGTCGTGCCGTGGCGGGAACTCACCGGGCTCAGCGTCTCCGAACCCGACCAGGCGACCGAGACCATGCTGGAGTCGCTGGCCGACATGCGCCCGGCCGATGTCGCCAGCGTGCTGCACGACCTGCCGGAGAAGCGCCGCCTGGAGATCGCCCGCGCGCTCGACGACGAGCGCCTCGCCGACGTGCTCGAGGAGATGGCCGAGCACGATGCAGTGCAGATCATGAGCGCTCTGGAGTCCGAGCGGGCCGCCGACGTCCTCGAGGAAATGGACCCCGACGACGCGGTCGACCTGCTCAGCGACCTGAGCCCGGAGCAGGCCCGCCAACTCCTGGAACTCGTCGAGCCCGAGGACGCCGAGGACCTGCGCCGCCTTCTCAGCTACGACGAGTTGTCCGCCGGCGGCATGATGAGCCCGGATCCGGTGATCGTGGGGGCCGACGCGACGGTGGCCGAGGCCCTCGCGCAGATCCGCAACCCCGACCTCTCCCCCGCTCTGGCCTCGCAGGTCTACGTCGTGCGTCCGCCCATGCAGACGCCCACGGGCAAGTTCCTCGGGGTGGTGCACTGGCAGCGCCTGCTGCGCGAGCCACCCAGCGACCTGGTCTCCCGAGTCATCGACAAGGACCTGGCGGCACTGCCCCCCGAGACCCCGCTGGCCACGGTCACCCGATATTTCGCCGCCTACAACCTGGTGGCCGTCCCGATCGTCGACCCCAACGGTCACCTGCTGGGCGCGGTCACCGTTGACGACCTGCTCGATCACCTCCTCGGCGACAACTGGCGCGAGGAGTCGACGGGGGTGGCCGATGCCTGA
- a CDS encoding DUF1003 domain-containing protein: MPERSSLEQPARGRPSIRPTVQPETFGKISERVARFLGSWRFIAWMTLMIVAWVVYNIIAGNPVDPYPFIFLTLLLSLQASYAAPLILLAQNRQDDRDRVQIKEDRDRTERLIADTEYLAREIAALRIGLGDVVTRDYLRRELRALMDELERDDGGF, encoded by the coding sequence ATGCCTGAGCGCAGCAGCCTGGAGCAACCGGCGCGGGGCAGGCCGTCCATCCGGCCCACGGTCCAGCCGGAGACCTTCGGCAAGATCTCCGAGCGGGTCGCGCGGTTCCTCGGTTCGTGGCGGTTCATCGCGTGGATGACCCTCATGATCGTGGCGTGGGTGGTCTACAACATCATCGCCGGCAACCCGGTCGACCCGTACCCCTTCATCTTCCTGACCTTGCTGCTGAGCCTGCAGGCGTCCTACGCCGCCCCGCTGATCCTGCTGGCCCAGAACCGTCAGGACGACCGCGACCGGGTCCAGATCAAGGAGGATCGCGACCGCACCGAGCGCCTCATCGCCGACACCGAGTACCTGGCACGCGAGATCGCCGCGCTGCGGATCGGCCTCGGCGATGTCGTGACCCGCGACTACCTCCGGCGGGAACTCCGCGCGCTGATGGACGAACTCGAGCGCGACGACGGCGGCTTCTGA
- a CDS encoding Mrp/NBP35 family ATP-binding protein yields MPTVEAITIALATVEDPEIRRPITDLGMVKSVTLDDAGVAHVEVYLTIAACPMQNTIADRVRAAVAAVPGVTGVDLTFDVMDEQQRKNLRETLQGPQKDNPFNRPGNLTKIIAVASGKGGVGKSSVTANLAVQLAATGNRVGLIDADIYGHSIPRMLGVTAPPTVVEGMLLPPQTYGVASISVLPFKSGGNSQAVAFRGPMLHRALNQFLTDVYWGDLDWLLLDLPPGTGDVAISVAQLLPHVEILVVTTPQVAAAEVTVRAGMLSEYTNQRVMGVVENMSAFPCPHCGEPMDLFGAGGGEIVSKQLSATLGTDVPLLGKIPFDVRLREGGDQGRPLVLDVPDAPASVAIRAIAERFVAKPRGLAGLNLGISPVGR; encoded by the coding sequence ATGCCCACTGTTGAGGCCATCACTATTGCGCTGGCCACCGTCGAGGATCCCGAGATCCGCAGACCCATCACCGATCTGGGGATGGTGAAGTCGGTGACGCTCGACGACGCGGGGGTCGCTCACGTCGAGGTGTACCTGACCATTGCCGCCTGCCCCATGCAGAACACGATCGCCGACCGGGTGCGGGCAGCTGTGGCCGCAGTGCCCGGGGTGACCGGGGTCGACCTCACCTTCGACGTGATGGACGAACAGCAACGCAAGAACCTGCGCGAGACGTTGCAGGGACCGCAGAAGGACAACCCCTTCAACCGGCCCGGGAACCTGACGAAGATCATCGCGGTGGCCTCCGGCAAGGGCGGCGTCGGCAAGAGTTCCGTGACGGCCAACCTCGCGGTGCAACTGGCGGCCACGGGCAACAGGGTCGGTCTCATCGACGCAGACATCTACGGCCATTCGATCCCGCGCATGCTGGGCGTGACAGCACCCCCCACCGTGGTGGAGGGCATGCTGCTGCCCCCGCAGACCTATGGAGTGGCCAGCATCTCGGTACTCCCGTTCAAGTCCGGGGGCAACAGCCAGGCCGTGGCCTTCCGGGGACCCATGCTGCACCGGGCGCTGAACCAGTTCCTCACCGACGTCTACTGGGGGGACCTCGACTGGCTGCTGCTCGACCTGCCGCCCGGTACCGGTGACGTGGCGATCTCCGTGGCACAACTGCTGCCCCACGTGGAGATCCTCGTGGTCACCACCCCGCAGGTTGCCGCGGCCGAGGTGACAGTGCGTGCAGGCATGCTCAGCGAATACACCAATCAGCGCGTGATGGGCGTCGTGGAGAACATGAGCGCCTTCCCCTGCCCGCACTGTGGGGAGCCGATGGACCTGTTCGGTGCCGGTGGCGGCGAGATCGTCTCCAAACAACTCAGTGCGACTCTCGGCACCGACGTCCCGCTGCTGGGGAAGATCCCCTTCGACGTGCGCCTGCGGGAGGGCGGGGACCAAGGCCGGCCCCTGGTACTCGATGTGCCCGACGCCCCCGCGTCGGTCGCCATCCGGGCGATCGCCGAGCGCTTCGTCGCAAAGCCGCGGGGACTGGCCGGCCTCAACCTCGGGATCTCACCGGTCGGCCGCTGA
- the tatB gene encoding twin-arginine translocase subunit TatB, whose amino-acid sequence MFDIGLGELLVLGLLALLVFGPDRLPGAAASAGRFVNRTRETLTQARSQISESVDMDDMTRDLQGLADLHPKRMLSSLAEPAEAPKPSAAPSASPPIDPNAT is encoded by the coding sequence GTGTTCGACATCGGCCTGGGCGAGTTACTCGTCCTCGGGCTGCTCGCCCTGCTGGTCTTCGGGCCGGATCGCCTGCCGGGGGCGGCGGCCAGTGCCGGCCGGTTCGTCAACCGGACTCGGGAGACCCTGACGCAAGCGCGCTCGCAGATCTCCGAGTCGGTCGACATGGACGACATGACGCGCGACCTGCAGGGTCTGGCTGATCTGCACCCCAAGCGGATGCTGTCCTCGCTGGCCGAACCCGCGGAGGCACCGAAGCCGTCCGCAGCGCCGTCGGCCTCGCCCCCGATCGACCCCAACGCGACCTGA
- a CDS encoding trypsin-like peptidase domain-containing protein, which yields MSSVVNHEESQMSQDEVPPDGSPPSQVGAAQQTDGQTYAAPQSAGPDPYAWPAPDQGTQVPDPDAQQTAAYPAYQGYDYSQQQPTRAWPTPGADGYLPPPPGVTTEAELPPAKPGGVGKVIAIAALAGLLAGVGGGAVGYELARSNQSSSAVTVTAPSDPQALSVRADGSIAAIAQKVLPSVVSLEVSGNGQAGSGSGFILSQDGYILTNNHVIEAAANGGTIDVVLQDGTRLTGDLVGRNADYDLAVVKVDTTGLTPATIGDSESVQVGDQSIAVGSPLGLEGTVTSGIVSALDRPVTAGGADGSETSFISAIQTDAPINPGNSGGPLVNAEGQVIGVNSAIASLNSSSGGQAGSIGLGFAIPINTANRIAQELIKTGTAATPVIGATIDFSYTGQGASVQSVTPGGPAEEAGIKAGDVIVALDGKRVDDAVGLITDIRQNAPGDRITLTLDNGDEIEVTLGQR from the coding sequence GTGAGTTCAGTCGTGAACCATGAGGAGTCGCAGATGTCTCAGGACGAGGTGCCGCCGGACGGCTCGCCGCCGTCGCAGGTGGGTGCTGCGCAGCAGACCGACGGGCAGACCTATGCCGCGCCGCAGTCTGCCGGACCCGATCCGTATGCGTGGCCGGCTCCCGACCAGGGCACCCAGGTCCCCGACCCGGATGCGCAGCAGACCGCGGCGTACCCGGCGTACCAGGGCTACGACTACAGCCAGCAGCAGCCCACCCGGGCCTGGCCGACGCCCGGTGCCGACGGGTATCTGCCACCGCCCCCCGGCGTGACCACTGAAGCCGAACTGCCACCCGCCAAGCCGGGCGGTGTGGGCAAGGTCATCGCGATCGCCGCACTTGCTGGCCTGCTCGCCGGTGTGGGGGGCGGTGCCGTCGGATACGAACTGGCCCGGAGCAACCAGAGTTCCTCCGCGGTCACGGTCACCGCGCCCAGCGACCCGCAGGCCCTGTCGGTGCGTGCCGACGGATCGATCGCAGCCATCGCCCAGAAGGTGCTGCCCAGCGTGGTCTCCCTCGAGGTCAGCGGAAACGGCCAGGCGGGTTCGGGTTCGGGCTTCATCCTCAGCCAGGACGGCTACATCCTCACGAACAACCACGTGATCGAGGCGGCCGCCAACGGGGGGACGATCGACGTCGTTCTCCAGGACGGGACGCGACTGACCGGCGACCTCGTCGGACGCAACGCCGACTACGACCTCGCCGTTGTCAAGGTCGATACGACCGGACTGACCCCCGCGACGATCGGCGACTCCGAGAGTGTGCAGGTGGGCGACCAGTCGATCGCGGTCGGGTCGCCGCTGGGTCTGGAGGGAACGGTCACCAGCGGGATCGTCAGTGCGCTCGATCGGCCCGTCACCGCTGGCGGAGCCGACGGCAGTGAGACCTCGTTCATCAGCGCCATCCAGACCGATGCGCCGATCAACCCGGGCAACTCCGGTGGCCCCCTGGTCAATGCCGAGGGGCAGGTGATCGGGGTCAACTCCGCCATCGCCTCCCTGAACTCCAGCAGTGGCGGCCAGGCGGGCAGCATCGGCCTCGGCTTTGCCATCCCGATCAACACGGCCAACCGCATCGCGCAGGAGCTCATCAAGACCGGCACGGCCGCGACCCCGGTCATCGGCGCGACGATCGACTTCTCCTACACCGGGCAAGGTGCAAGCGTGCAGTCGGTGACCCCCGGTGGTCCTGCCGAGGAGGCAGGGATCAAGGCCGGCGATGTCATCGTGGCGCTGGATGGCAAGCGGGTCGACGATGCGGTGGGCCTCATCACGGACATCCGGCAGAACGCCCCCGGCGACCGGATCACGCTGACCCTGGACAACGGCGACGAGATCGAGGTCACGCTCGGCCAGCGCTGA
- a CDS encoding class I SAM-dependent methyltransferase, which translates to MDATSSAAVNPKDLLAFCENWNTAILTGELTPSTVNASVLRLLSLCAALTDAHAAVEVGSHHGTTGLALFEGMADDGVLTSVEPDPERLRVAKEAFAAADVGHARTRLIAADPHEVLTRLTDGHYDLFLSAGKPADHMSFAEQAARLLRPGGIAVFLDVADAADPAKREPEQLAVRAFTEVMQNDEKWLTTLLPLADGVLVAVLRP; encoded by the coding sequence ATGGACGCCACCTCCTCCGCCGCTGTGAATCCGAAGGATCTGTTGGCCTTCTGCGAGAACTGGAACACCGCGATCCTCACCGGTGAACTCACGCCGAGCACGGTCAACGCCAGCGTCCTGCGACTGCTTTCGCTGTGTGCCGCGCTGACTGACGCGCATGCCGCAGTCGAGGTGGGCTCTCACCACGGCACCACCGGCCTGGCCCTGTTCGAAGGTATGGCCGACGACGGGGTCCTCACATCCGTGGAGCCGGATCCGGAGCGGCTGCGCGTGGCCAAGGAGGCCTTCGCCGCCGCCGACGTGGGGCACGCGCGCACCCGGCTCATCGCCGCCGACCCGCACGAGGTTCTGACCCGACTGACGGACGGCCACTACGACCTGTTCCTCTCCGCGGGCAAACCGGCCGACCACATGTCCTTCGCCGAGCAGGCGGCACGACTGCTGCGCCCAGGCGGCATCGCCGTGTTCCTCGACGTGGCCGACGCCGCGGACCCGGCCAAGCGTGAGCCAGAACAACTGGCTGTGCGCGCCTTCACCGAGGTCATGCAGAACGACGAGAAGTGGCTGACCACGCTGTTGCCGCTGGCTGATGGCGTCCTGGTCGCCGTGCTGCGCCCCTAG
- a CDS encoding leucyl aminopeptidase family protein has product MDVVRSSAQPDGTILVLGVDQVVLPEALRPGPGGCVLQGDGPQRWLLIAGPPKDWTAFGAEAARTVPAGTVAFASSPRARDLRAFVTGWRLAGYRFPAEDRGRQLLVDPGGPDLSEVLAGTDATMATRDLVNTPSNTKNPQWMVDQARRVARQVGADIEVLGVPQLRAGGFGGVLAVGGGAASPPRVAILRKTGAGPHVVLVGKGITFDSGGLSLKPREFMGLMKSDMAGAAAVLSVLRLAGDRRLTVVLGLAENALGATSYRPGDVITHVDGRTSEVRNTDAEGRLVLADLLAHARRNLQPDVLIDVATLTGAATLALSREMGALFTPRPRLQRALAAAGRTVGEPLWPLPLVESYRPWLRSDIADQCHIPVVAGGGAGAITAALFLQAFTGDVPWAHLDIAGPARATASAGVRTLGGTGFGAALLGRWLADGARY; this is encoded by the coding sequence GTGGATGTCGTTCGCAGTTCTGCCCAGCCCGACGGCACGATCCTCGTGCTCGGCGTGGATCAGGTGGTCCTGCCGGAGGCGCTGCGACCGGGCCCCGGTGGTTGCGTGCTGCAAGGTGATGGTCCGCAGCGCTGGCTGCTGATCGCCGGTCCTCCGAAGGACTGGACCGCGTTCGGCGCGGAGGCAGCGCGCACGGTTCCGGCGGGGACCGTTGCGTTCGCCAGCTCGCCGCGGGCCCGCGACCTGCGCGCATTCGTGACCGGCTGGCGATTGGCCGGCTATCGCTTTCCCGCCGAAGACCGCGGCCGGCAGTTGCTGGTGGACCCGGGCGGTCCCGACCTCTCGGAGGTGCTCGCGGGTACCGACGCCACGATGGCGACCAGGGACCTGGTCAACACACCCTCCAACACCAAGAACCCGCAATGGATGGTGGACCAGGCCCGGCGCGTTGCGCGGCAGGTCGGTGCCGACATCGAGGTTCTGGGGGTGCCGCAGTTGCGGGCCGGTGGTTTCGGTGGGGTGCTTGCCGTCGGTGGTGGTGCGGCGTCCCCGCCCCGCGTCGCCATCCTCCGCAAGACCGGGGCCGGACCCCACGTCGTACTGGTGGGCAAGGGGATCACGTTCGACTCCGGCGGCCTGTCGCTGAAACCGCGGGAGTTCATGGGCTTGATGAAATCCGACATGGCCGGCGCAGCTGCGGTGCTGTCAGTGCTGCGCCTGGCCGGGGACAGGCGGCTGACGGTGGTGCTCGGGCTGGCCGAGAACGCCCTCGGCGCTACGTCGTACCGGCCCGGCGATGTCATCACCCACGTCGACGGACGGACCAGCGAGGTCCGCAACACCGATGCCGAGGGCCGGCTCGTACTCGCCGACCTGCTGGCCCATGCCCGGAGGAACCTGCAGCCCGACGTGCTCATCGACGTCGCCACCCTGACCGGCGCGGCCACCCTGGCTCTGTCGCGCGAGATGGGTGCGTTGTTCACCCCCCGCCCACGCCTGCAGCGGGCACTCGCTGCCGCCGGGCGCACGGTGGGTGAGCCGCTGTGGCCATTGCCGCTGGTCGAGTCCTACCGGCCCTGGCTGCGCTCGGACATCGCCGACCAGTGCCATATCCCGGTGGTCGCAGGTGGGGGTGCCGGCGCCATCACGGCGGCCCTTTTCCTGCAGGCCTTCACCGGGGATGTCCCATGGGCCCACCTGGACATCGCAGGCCCGGCACGCGCCACGGCGTCGGCGGGGGTGCGCACGCTCGGCGGCACGGGATTCGGCGCCGCGCTGCTGGGCCGGTGGCTGGCCGACGGCGCTCGCTACTAG
- a CDS encoding DUF3117 domain-containing protein yields the protein MAAMKPRTGDGPMEVTKEGRGYVMRVPLEGGGRLVVEISRDEAEELGGLLQSIE from the coding sequence ATGGCGGCCATGAAGCCGCGTACGGGCGATGGCCCGATGGAGGTCACCAAAGAGGGACGCGGCTACGTGATGCGGGTTCCCCTTGAGGGTGGTGGCCGTCTCGTCGTGGAGATCTCTCGCGACGAGGCAGAGGAACTCGGCGGTCTCCTGCAGAGCATCGAGTAG
- a CDS encoding SRPBCC family protein, translated as MGKRRALQLTVDVPADPQTVFAAMTDWDRQHEWMLGTRVRAAEQGGAGVGGGIAAFTGVGPLGFWDTMTITRWERPRVVEVDHTGTFVRGIGVFRVEPAGNGSRFVWREEVDLPLGRLGQLGWALVVKPLLAAGVAFSLRRFARFASSA; from the coding sequence ATGGGTAAGCGCCGCGCGCTGCAACTGACCGTGGACGTCCCCGCCGATCCGCAGACGGTGTTCGCTGCGATGACCGACTGGGACCGCCAGCACGAGTGGATGCTGGGCACTCGGGTCCGTGCCGCCGAGCAGGGCGGCGCGGGGGTTGGCGGTGGCATCGCCGCGTTCACCGGAGTGGGGCCGTTGGGTTTCTGGGACACGATGACGATCACCCGCTGGGAGCGGCCCCGGGTGGTCGAGGTGGATCACACCGGCACGTTCGTGCGAGGCATTGGCGTGTTCCGCGTGGAGCCGGCGGGCAACGGCAGCCGCTTCGTCTGGCGCGAGGAAGTGGATCTCCCCCTGGGCCGCCTGGGCCAGTTGGGCTGGGCGCTGGTGGTGAAGCCGCTCCTGGCCGCGGGGGTGGCTTTCTCGTTGCGCAGGTTCGCGCGCTTCGCCAGCAGCGCCTAG
- the folP gene encoding dihydropteroate synthase — protein MAIINRTPDSFYDRGATYAQDAALDRVDEVVAQGAQIVDIGGVKAGPGQPVDAEEEKRRVVSFVAEVAARYPDLVISVDTWRAEIGEAVCQVGATLLNDAWGGHDPALAEVAARYGVGLVCTHAGGLTPRTRPHRVHYPDIMAAVLDDVLGQAERAVALGVPRSGILIDPGHDFGKNTRHSLECTRRLPEMVETGWPVLVSLSNKDFIGETLDRPVGERLVGTLATTAVSAWLGARVYRAHEVAQTFDVLHMVQAIAGSRQPAVNRRGLA, from the coding sequence ATGGCGATCATCAACCGCACCCCCGACTCCTTCTACGACCGGGGGGCCACGTATGCCCAGGACGCCGCTCTGGACCGTGTGGACGAGGTCGTGGCGCAGGGCGCGCAGATCGTCGACATCGGCGGCGTGAAAGCCGGGCCGGGACAGCCGGTGGATGCCGAGGAGGAGAAGCGACGGGTGGTGTCCTTCGTCGCGGAGGTGGCCGCCCGGTATCCCGATCTGGTGATCTCGGTGGACACCTGGCGGGCCGAGATCGGCGAGGCGGTCTGCCAGGTCGGCGCCACCTTGCTCAACGACGCGTGGGGAGGTCACGATCCCGCTCTCGCCGAGGTTGCTGCGCGCTACGGGGTCGGCCTGGTGTGCACGCACGCCGGCGGCCTCACTCCGCGCACCCGGCCGCATCGTGTGCACTACCCGGACATCATGGCCGCGGTCCTCGACGACGTGCTCGGGCAGGCTGAACGCGCGGTCGCCTTGGGCGTGCCCCGCTCCGGCATCCTGATCGACCCGGGTCACGACTTCGGCAAGAACACCCGCCACTCGCTGGAATGCACCCGCCGGCTCCCGGAGATGGTCGAAACCGGTTGGCCAGTGCTTGTCTCGCTGAGCAACAAGGACTTCATCGGCGAGACGCTCGACCGGCCGGTGGGCGAGCGCCTGGTCGGGACGCTTGCGACCACCGCCGTGTCGGCCTGGCTGGGTGCGCGCGTCTACCGGGCGCACGAAGTGGCGCAGACCTTCGACGTGCTGCACATGGTGCAGGCGATCGCCGGATCACGCCAGCCGGCGGTGAACCGGCGCGGGCTGGCGTAG
- a CDS encoding TIGR00730 family Rossman fold protein, translating into MNDASENWYSPPAPQRHRGPVVLRGRQARGSTTDQRLLDSRASGDWVHTDPWRVLRIQAEFVEGFGAMANVGPAISVFGSARTARDHSEYRSAEEVGRRLVGAGYAVITGGGPGIMEAANKGAFEAGGTSVGLGIELPFEQGINEWVEIGVNFRYFFARKTCFVKYSRGFVVFPGGFGTLDELFEALTLVQTQKVTRFPIVLVGASYWAGLVDWIRGTLAPEAKIGARDHELLHVTDDPAEVVEVIRRVDQGSV; encoded by the coding sequence ATGAACGATGCCTCTGAGAACTGGTATTCACCGCCGGCACCCCAGCGTCATCGCGGACCGGTCGTCCTTCGGGGACGGCAGGCCCGCGGTTCGACGACCGACCAGCGACTGCTCGACAGCCGGGCGTCAGGCGACTGGGTCCACACTGATCCCTGGCGGGTCCTGCGCATCCAGGCTGAGTTCGTGGAGGGCTTCGGGGCCATGGCCAACGTCGGGCCGGCGATCTCCGTGTTCGGCTCGGCCCGTACCGCGCGCGATCATTCCGAGTACCGGTCCGCCGAGGAGGTCGGCCGACGACTGGTGGGGGCTGGGTATGCGGTGATCACTGGTGGCGGCCCCGGGATCATGGAGGCGGCGAACAAGGGCGCCTTCGAAGCCGGTGGCACCAGCGTCGGCCTCGGGATCGAACTGCCTTTCGAGCAGGGGATCAACGAGTGGGTCGAGATCGGCGTCAACTTCCGGTACTTCTTCGCGCGCAAGACGTGCTTTGTGAAGTACAGCCGCGGCTTCGTGGTCTTCCCGGGGGGCTTCGGCACCCTCGACGAGTTGTTCGAGGCCTTGACCCTGGTGCAGACCCAGAAGGTCACGCGGTTCCCGATCGTGCTGGTCGGCGCCTCGTACTGGGCCGGACTGGTGGACTGGATCCGTGGGACCCTGGCGCCGGAGGCGAAGATCGGCGCGCGGGACCACGAGTTGCTGCACGTGACCGACGACCCTGCCGAGGTGGTGGAGGTCATCCGCCGTGTGGACCAGGGATCTGTGTGA